The following are from one region of the Pelodiscus sinensis isolate JC-2024 unplaced genomic scaffold, ASM4963464v1 ctg48, whole genome shotgun sequence genome:
- the LOC102445927 gene encoding olfactory receptor 10A7-like gives MPGGNRTVVTHFILLGFSNLSELQLLLFVLVLASYIITLVGNTLIMVLTTLDQSLHTPMYFFLRSLSFLEICYTTVTLPKLLAGLLDNRSISFTGCATQLYFYLFFATAECYLLAAMAYDRYMAISHPLHYSAVMGDRVCLLLVAGSYLAGVPVSFGQTTLIFSLPFCGPNEIQHFFCDIPPLLTLACADTSMTEAEVFVVAVLVVLAPFLLILVSYAHILATILKMSSSEGRRKAFSTCSSHLLVVTLFYGSCCFIYFRPKSSYGGDGDRVSALLYVVLTPTLNPVIYSLRNQEVKRAARRALGRSVSNLQGCSRL, from the coding sequence ATGCCGGGCGGGAACCGCACCGTGGTGACACACTTCATCCTCCTGGGGTTCTCCAACCTCTccgagctgcagctgctgctctttgTCCTGGTGCTGGCCTCCTACATCATCACGCTGGTGGGGAACACCCTCATCATGGTGCTCACCACACTGGACCagtccctccacacccccatgtacttcttcctccgGAGCCTGTCCTTCCTGGAGATCTGCTACACCACCGTCACCCTGCCCAAGCTGCTGGCTGGCCTGCTGGACAACAGGAGCATCTCCTTCACCGGCTGTGCCACCCAGCTGTATTTCTACCTGTTCTTCGCCACGGCGGAGTGCTACCTGCTGGCTGCCATGGCCTATGACCGCTACATGGCCATCTCCCACCCGCTGCACTACAGCGCCGTGATGGGCGAcagggtctgcctgctgctggTGGCTGGGTCCTACCTGGCCGGCGTGCCCGTCTCCTTCGGGCAGACCACACTGATCTTCAGCCTGCCCTTCTGTGGGCCCAACGAGATCCAGCACTTCTTCTGCGACATCCCCCCGCTGCTGACGCTGGCCTGCGCCGACACCTCCATGACCGAGGCGGAGGTCTTTGTGGTGGCCGTGCTGGTGGTCCTGGCTCCCTTCCTGCTGATCCTCGTGTCTTACGCCCACATCCTGGCCACCATCCTCAAGATGTCGTCCTCCGAGGGCCGGCGcaaggccttctccacctgctcctcacaCCTCCTGGTGGTGACACTCTTCTAcggctcctgctgcttcatctatTTCCGGCCCAAGTCGAGTTACGGCGGGGACGGCGACAGAGTCTCGGCTCTGCTCTACGTGGTCCTCACGCCCACCCTGAACCCCGTTATCTACAGTCTTCGGAACCAGGAGGTGAAGCGGGCTGCGAGaagagccctggggagaagcgTCTCTAACCTCCAGGGCTGCTCGCGGCTCTGA